A stretch of Caenibius tardaugens NBRC 16725 DNA encodes these proteins:
- a CDS encoding VOC family protein, with protein MDSIVKLGPVSHIGIAVEDVDKAAAFYERVFGIGPFHIEDYEMGEVADYYLVDGQPAKPSFRAALAFYDNLFIEIVEVTKGETTHTRFLKRHGEGLQHLCFLVEDTQAVLEKLKAEGIEPVIDYQFVGIKDGKKTRIHEVYLNTDEMPGGAMIQLLEYIPVE; from the coding sequence ATGGATTCTATTGTTAAATTGGGTCCTGTTTCTCACATCGGCATCGCTGTTGAGGATGTCGACAAAGCAGCCGCTTTCTACGAGCGCGTCTTTGGAATCGGCCCATTTCATATCGAAGATTATGAAATGGGCGAAGTGGCCGACTATTATCTGGTGGATGGGCAACCTGCGAAGCCGTCGTTCAGGGCAGCGCTCGCATTTTACGATAATCTCTTCATCGAGATCGTTGAGGTCACCAAAGGCGAGACGACCCATACGCGTTTTCTTAAACGCCACGGCGAAGGGCTTCAGCACCTCTGCTTCCTGGTCGAAGACACGCAGGCCGTTCTCGAAAAGCTGAAGGCCGAAGGCATTGAGCCGGTCATCGATTACCAGTTTGTCGGAATAAAGGATGGGAAGAAGACCAGAATTCACGAGGTCTATCTCAATACGGATGAAATGCCTGGGGGGGCGATGATCCAACTTCTGGAGTACATACCTGTAGAATAA
- a CDS encoding nuclear transport factor 2 family protein translates to METAFENYLAISALIARYTRLVDTAAYDELGAMFEFGEITANRGGEPLRGSGAIAGFYGRTNKSYGEAGASTLHIVTNLEFDELAEANATVRSCFVVLQSRPELPLQPIVCGRYLDRFARATNGWRYASKHIEVGLIGDLSHHLNISL, encoded by the coding sequence GTGGAAACAGCTTTCGAAAACTATCTCGCAATTTCCGCACTGATCGCGCGCTACACACGTCTGGTGGATACCGCCGCCTATGACGAACTTGGCGCCATGTTCGAATTTGGGGAGATCACAGCCAATCGCGGCGGGGAACCGTTGCGAGGTTCTGGTGCCATCGCCGGGTTCTATGGCCGGACCAACAAGAGCTATGGCGAAGCCGGGGCTTCGACGCTGCATATCGTGACGAATCTGGAGTTCGACGAACTGGCCGAGGCCAATGCGACGGTGCGATCCTGCTTCGTCGTGCTGCAAAGCAGGCCGGAACTGCCGCTTCAGCCCATTGTCTGTGGCCGCTATCTCGATCGCTTCGCGCGCGCCACGAACGGCTGGCGATACGCCAGCAAGCATATCGAGGTCGGCTTGATCGGTGATCTTTCGCATCATCTCAATATCTCGCTGTGA
- a CDS encoding NAD-dependent epimerase/dehydratase family protein: MNRAPIEGSRILITGATGQFARPLVSAYAATAQVFAAARYGKQEDHDAIAALGAIPVRIDLSHPESLSALPDVEFVINAAVAKSGDFERDLRDNAEGVGHLMAKVRNARAFLHISTTGVYAYEGHRPRKENDALGDNHRAMFPTYSIAKIAAECVVRFAAAAFDLPAIIARMSVPYGDDGGWPYFHLLAMQNHQPITVHPERPNFYNPLHVDDYIEKMPYLLGAASCDAMTTNLGGSQMVALEEWCAHIGERTGLVPIFEEQANAFGSLAIDTTLMHALIGETKVDWRDGIDRMLQARLQDGIVLS, encoded by the coding sequence ATGAACAGGGCACCAATCGAAGGGTCGCGTATCCTGATCACTGGTGCCACCGGACAGTTCGCAAGGCCTCTGGTCAGCGCATACGCCGCCACGGCGCAAGTCTTCGCGGCGGCGCGTTACGGCAAGCAGGAAGACCATGATGCCATCGCGGCGCTGGGAGCCATTCCTGTGCGTATCGATCTGTCGCATCCGGAAAGTTTGTCTGCGCTGCCGGACGTCGAGTTTGTGATCAATGCTGCGGTCGCCAAATCGGGTGATTTTGAGCGGGACCTTCGCGATAATGCCGAAGGCGTCGGCCACCTTATGGCGAAGGTCCGGAATGCCCGCGCTTTTCTCCATATTTCGACCACCGGGGTTTATGCGTACGAGGGGCATCGTCCACGCAAAGAAAACGATGCGCTGGGCGACAATCACCGTGCGATGTTCCCCACGTACTCGATTGCAAAGATCGCTGCAGAATGCGTTGTGCGCTTTGCCGCCGCTGCCTTCGATCTGCCTGCGATCATCGCGCGCATGAGTGTGCCCTATGGTGACGATGGCGGGTGGCCGTACTTCCACCTGCTGGCGATGCAAAATCACCAACCGATCACGGTGCATCCGGAAAGACCCAATTTCTATAATCCGCTGCACGTCGACGACTATATCGAGAAAATGCCCTATCTGCTGGGTGCCGCTTCCTGCGATGCGATGACGACCAATCTGGGTGGATCCCAAATGGTCGCATTGGAAGAGTGGTGCGCGCATATCGGAGAGCGCACTGGCCTTGTTCCCATATTCGAGGAGCAGGCGAACGCGTTTGGCTCACTGGCGATCGACACCACCCTTATGCACGCGCTGATCGGTGAAACGAAAGTGGATTGGCGCGATGGGATCGATCGCATGCTTCAGGCGCGATTGCAGGATGGAATTGTATTGAGTTGA
- a CDS encoding alpha/beta fold hydrolase, with protein MFHDSLGSVEQWRDFPAQIASATGRSVIAYDRLGFGKSDPNRDRLKPDFVQHEARSGLPFIREAFAIDRMILLGHSVGGGMAIACGATLPAQTEAVVTLAAQAFVEDRTVAGIEEARIAFRAEGQIDRLAKYHGDKARWVLDAWIETWLAPSFADWSLDTDLRQLCSPLLALHGDHDEYGSRAHPDRIAALAGGQANAVLLEDCHHMPHRERPDAVLALIGNFTRTL; from the coding sequence ATGTTTCACGACAGCCTTGGATCTGTGGAACAATGGCGTGATTTCCCCGCACAGATCGCTTCGGCCACGGGACGATCCGTCATCGCATACGACCGTCTGGGATTCGGAAAATCGGACCCTAACCGTGACAGACTCAAACCTGATTTCGTGCAGCATGAAGCGCGATCGGGCTTGCCCTTTATCCGGGAAGCCTTCGCGATAGACCGCATGATCCTGTTGGGGCACAGCGTGGGCGGCGGCATGGCCATCGCCTGCGGCGCAACGTTGCCGGCCCAAACCGAAGCGGTTGTCACCCTGGCCGCGCAGGCTTTTGTCGAGGATCGAACCGTGGCTGGCATTGAAGAGGCCAGGATTGCATTCAGGGCCGAAGGCCAGATCGACCGTCTCGCGAAATACCATGGTGACAAGGCGCGCTGGGTTCTCGACGCGTGGATCGAGACCTGGCTGGCGCCTTCTTTCGCGGACTGGTCGCTTGATACTGATCTTCGCCAGCTCTGCAGTCCTCTGCTCGCGCTGCACGGCGATCACGACGAGTATGGTTCACGCGCGCACCCAGATCGCATCGCTGCGCTGGCCGGCGGGCAGGCTAACGCCGTGCTGCTGGAGGACTGCCATCATATGCCCCATCGTGAAAGGCCTGATGCCGTGCTGGCGTTGATCGGAAACTTCACCCGAACCCTCTGA
- a CDS encoding SDR family NAD(P)-dependent oxidoreductase, translating to MVKDRVAIVTGAASGMGKAIAALLDREGAIVIATDKVMADGKGPLADNSPGVFVTLDVTRAEDWAEVAALAQARYGPPSILVNNAGILHFASLLETSPEQVRAIMDVNFMGAFLGIRTIAPFMVRERRGAIVNICSIDATKATNGVAAYASSKWALRGLTKAAAMELGPLGIRVNAVHPGGISTPMVRDGAMTDAEFDAIYHDIPLQRAGLSEEVAEAVLYLASERSSYCAGTEIVVDGGATVGTYYAQLPGYPDPR from the coding sequence ATGGTCAAGGATCGGGTTGCAATCGTAACAGGTGCGGCCAGCGGTATGGGCAAGGCGATCGCAGCCTTGCTGGATCGTGAAGGCGCAATCGTCATTGCCACGGATAAGGTCATGGCGGACGGGAAAGGCCCGCTTGCCGACAATTCGCCGGGCGTATTCGTCACACTGGATGTCACGCGGGCTGAAGACTGGGCTGAGGTGGCCGCGCTTGCGCAAGCGCGCTACGGCCCACCATCCATACTGGTGAACAACGCCGGTATTCTGCATTTCGCATCGCTGCTGGAGACGTCGCCCGAACAGGTCCGCGCTATCATGGATGTCAATTTCATGGGGGCCTTTCTGGGCATCCGGACGATAGCGCCCTTCATGGTTCGGGAAAGGCGCGGTGCGATCGTCAATATCTGTTCGATCGATGCAACCAAGGCGACAAACGGGGTTGCTGCCTATGCGTCCAGCAAATGGGCCTTGCGTGGGCTGACGAAGGCCGCCGCGATGGAGCTGGGGCCGTTGGGGATCAGGGTCAATGCCGTGCATCCCGGTGGTATCAGCACTCCGATGGTACGGGATGGGGCAATGACCGACGCAGAATTTGATGCCATCTACCATGACATTCCATTGCAACGCGCCGGTCTGTCAGAGGAAGTGGCCGAGGCTGTCCTTTATCTGGCGAGCGAACGGTCATCATACTGTGCGGGTACCGAAATTGTGGTGGATGGCGGGGCCACGGTCGGAACGTATTATGCGCAGCTTCCGGGATATCCCGATCCCCGATGA
- a CDS encoding VOC family protein → MEMDDCFLSFARQIGYAVWDVDRVIENLSKMGIGYDRLNVFEVTLNASTMYMYKGKYSSCTLKIALGEFGGMDHEYIQVLDGEHPARDFLEAHGEGINHLGLYVDDIAPWISRMAQGGCETVIDGRFNLPDGRQGSFAYMAQRASRSPMFEFIAM, encoded by the coding sequence ATGGAAATGGATGATTGCTTTCTGTCGTTCGCCAGACAAATCGGCTATGCTGTCTGGGATGTGGATAGAGTAATAGAAAATCTATCAAAGATGGGAATCGGATATGACAGATTAAATGTATTCGAAGTTACTCTTAATGCAAGTACAATGTACATGTACAAGGGAAAATATTCATCCTGTACTCTAAAAATTGCCTTGGGGGAATTTGGTGGGATGGATCATGAATACATCCAGGTTCTGGATGGAGAGCATCCCGCGCGGGATTTTCTCGAAGCGCACGGCGAAGGGATCAATCATCTCGGGCTTTATGTCGATGATATTGCCCCGTGGATATCACGCATGGCGCAGGGCGGGTGCGAGACGGTGATTGATGGCCGGTTTAACCTGCCCGATGGACGGCAGGGCAGCTTCGCCTATATGGCGCAGCGTGCCAGTCGGTCCCCGATGTTCGAGTTTATCGCGATGTAG
- a CDS encoding TonB-dependent receptor encodes MTRRFLVSRPGILAYALASTSLWLVLPATARAQGATPSSGERVAETQDADIVVIAQKREQALQDVPIAITALSGAALEERRIQTADDLSMYVPNLTLIPQASGNTTYAISMRGITQADSVITADSPVAVYIDGVLAPKLAGGIFDFIDLERVEVLRGPQGTLYGRNTPAGAVNLITRKPSGELHVDATASIGNYDSREFKLGIDLPALELGSLGKLSARLGGRYFRRDGWVKDLGSDRTADSRNRYGGRIALRWEPGPDWTIDYTFDRLHIRETPPANQLDTDFTGLMTAYQTSGRRKKLTFGYNADPAAFADGTKTELDVRIHSLTAEWRVSDNFTLKSITSQRKVYNNEPTDFDGTPLAMADFGKVNRLKTFTHELQGVATLLDDQLSIVAGAFYYKEKGFTHATGVFGLGTVKQDTFFNIDNTAYAAYGQIEWKPAFLDGRVTIAAGLRYTSEKKVLEDVTVLVNDVIPVASLDRASKRFTKLSPSAFLSYELADDINVYFRYAQGWRSGGFNGTSSTSEQLRTPFGDETVNSYELGLKGSFWDRRATIALAGFISDYKDLQTVLTEPSIGGVGFRTTNSNIGKIRISGIELEASVRPFPFLQINGSYAYLHIDVKNFVLCVPVGQPGCEFTNIGNARKQGLTPKHSATLGAEVALFDNSSGRLSARMDLAWRGETIGGGQAIPRRPLRTDLSFIPDYTLVDARIAWSNIPIGSGKIGVAIWAKNLFDADGSQFSLDLSNSLGITTKRYLTPRTFGVDLTYAF; translated from the coding sequence ATGACGAGAAGGTTCTTGGTGTCGCGGCCGGGCATTCTTGCATATGCTCTGGCATCAACTTCGCTCTGGTTGGTTCTTCCAGCCACCGCCCGCGCGCAGGGCGCCACGCCTTCTTCGGGTGAACGGGTGGCGGAAACGCAGGACGCCGATATCGTCGTGATCGCACAGAAGCGGGAACAGGCCCTACAGGACGTTCCGATCGCGATTACGGCGCTCAGCGGTGCAGCTCTGGAAGAGCGCAGGATTCAGACGGCCGACGACCTGTCGATGTATGTGCCGAACCTCACGCTGATCCCGCAGGCTTCCGGCAATACCACTTATGCCATCAGCATGCGCGGGATCACGCAGGCGGATTCGGTAATCACGGCCGACAGCCCGGTCGCCGTTTACATCGATGGGGTGCTGGCGCCCAAGCTTGCAGGCGGAATTTTCGATTTCATCGATCTTGAACGCGTGGAGGTACTTCGGGGGCCGCAAGGCACGCTTTACGGGCGGAACACACCGGCAGGTGCGGTCAATCTCATCACACGCAAGCCGAGCGGCGAACTGCATGTGGATGCCACCGCGAGCATCGGCAATTACGATTCACGGGAATTCAAGCTGGGTATCGACTTGCCGGCGCTGGAGCTTGGAAGCCTCGGCAAACTGTCGGCACGGCTGGGCGGGCGCTATTTCCGTCGGGACGGCTGGGTGAAGGATCTCGGCTCGGATCGCACCGCCGACAGCCGCAATCGCTATGGCGGGCGGATTGCGCTGCGGTGGGAACCCGGGCCCGACTGGACGATCGACTACACGTTCGACCGGTTGCACATCAGGGAAACCCCGCCTGCCAACCAGCTCGACACGGATTTCACCGGGCTTATGACCGCGTACCAAACCAGCGGGCGGAGAAAAAAGCTGACCTTCGGCTACAACGCCGATCCTGCCGCCTTTGCCGATGGCACCAAGACAGAACTGGACGTCCGGATACACTCCCTTACCGCGGAGTGGCGCGTGTCAGACAATTTCACGCTCAAATCGATCACATCCCAGCGCAAGGTCTACAACAACGAGCCGACAGATTTTGACGGGACCCCGTTGGCCATGGCCGATTTCGGCAAGGTCAATCGCCTGAAGACCTTCACGCATGAGTTGCAGGGCGTGGCGACATTGCTGGACGATCAGCTCTCGATCGTTGCCGGGGCCTTCTACTATAAGGAAAAGGGGTTCACCCATGCCACGGGTGTATTCGGGCTGGGGACGGTCAAGCAGGACACATTCTTCAACATCGATAACACGGCCTATGCTGCCTATGGGCAGATCGAATGGAAGCCGGCATTCCTGGATGGGCGGGTAACCATCGCAGCCGGTCTGCGCTATACGAGCGAGAAGAAGGTTCTCGAAGACGTCACCGTGCTGGTGAACGATGTCATCCCGGTCGCGTCGCTCGATCGCGCATCCAAACGATTCACAAAACTCTCGCCCAGCGCGTTCCTCAGTTATGAACTGGCGGACGATATCAATGTCTATTTCCGATATGCGCAAGGCTGGCGCAGTGGGGGCTTTAACGGCACGTCGTCGACCAGTGAGCAGTTGCGTACGCCTTTCGGTGACGAGACCGTCAATTCCTATGAGCTCGGGTTGAAGGGCAGTTTCTGGGATCGGCGCGCCACCATCGCCCTTGCTGGCTTCATAAGCGATTACAAGGATCTGCAAACTGTCCTGACCGAACCCAGTATCGGCGGCGTGGGGTTTCGCACAACGAATTCGAACATTGGCAAGATCCGCATCAGCGGCATTGAACTGGAGGCTTCTGTCCGGCCTTTCCCGTTCCTGCAGATCAACGGTTCCTATGCCTATCTGCACATCGACGTGAAGAATTTTGTCCTGTGCGTGCCGGTGGGGCAGCCCGGATGCGAATTCACCAATATCGGCAATGCGCGCAAACAGGGCCTTACGCCCAAACACAGTGCAACGCTCGGTGCGGAAGTGGCGTTGTTCGACAACAGTTCAGGCCGCCTGAGCGCCCGCATGGATCTGGCGTGGAGGGGTGAGACGATTGGTGGCGGGCAGGCGATTCCCCGCCGTCCCTTGCGCACCGATCTCAGTTTCATTCCTGACTATACCCTCGTCGATGCGAGGATTGCGTGGAGTAACATTCCGATAGGCTCCGGCAAGATCGGGGTGGCGATATGGGCAAAGAACCTGTTCGACGCCGATGGCTCGCAATTCTCGCTCGACCTGTCCAATTCGCTGGGCATTACGACCAAACGCTATCTGACGCCGCGGACGTTCGGCGTTGATCTCACCTACGCCTTCTGA
- a CDS encoding TetR/AcrR family transcriptional regulator, which yields MTRPASIEQILSAASELFATRGYARTTMSQVAAAAGVSKGLPYVYFPSKQELLDGVHLRAVDRWLKATLAHLNEDNEPAILSLKKAFKYSILYSAGDPICRAIMAQDSNVVLPDSERVRDEIRRLNDEGFRRLLSEAINEGSVRDDLDLDTLILMWRATHDTLIHAQKDKLSWVPKRKSLEDLVDSAIEVLFNGITPRQEAPAQARQAV from the coding sequence ATGACTCGACCGGCATCCATTGAACAAATTCTTTCCGCCGCTTCGGAACTTTTCGCCACGCGGGGTTATGCCCGGACGACGATGTCGCAGGTGGCCGCGGCAGCAGGCGTGAGCAAAGGGCTGCCCTATGTCTATTTCCCTTCGAAACAGGAACTGCTCGACGGTGTTCATCTGCGGGCCGTGGACCGGTGGCTGAAAGCGACACTTGCGCACCTCAATGAGGATAACGAACCGGCCATCCTCTCGCTCAAGAAAGCGTTCAAGTACTCGATCCTGTATTCGGCCGGCGATCCGATCTGCCGTGCGATCATGGCACAGGACAGCAATGTCGTTCTGCCCGACAGTGAACGCGTCCGCGATGAAATCCGGCGCTTGAACGACGAGGGTTTTCGGCGGCTGCTGTCTGAAGCGATCAACGAAGGAAGTGTCAGGGATGATCTCGATCTCGATACGCTGATCCTGATGTGGCGCGCCACGCATGATACGCTGATCCATGCACAGAAGGACAAATTGTCCTGGGTTCCCAAACGGAAGAGCCTAGAAGACCTGGTCGACAGCGCTATCGAGGTGCTGTTCAACGGCATAACGCCGCGTCAGGAAGCCCCTGCGCAAGCCAGGCAGGCGGTTTGA
- a CDS encoding response regulator transcription factor, giving the protein MTGMPKLLVVDDEPPIRRLLGACLTRAHYRYVEAGTAREALAAMQIDKPDAVLLDLGLPDRDGLELVSLIKATGAALIIISARDDTEQKVTALDLGADDYVTKPFDTEEILARIRTALRHRLAAEAEISVIHVDDVEIDLSARLVRKAGMEVRLTPKEFGFLTELAKHPGRVITHSQLLRSVWGAGHEQDVEYLRVAARGVRKKLAWDLAGTSPIRNEPGVGYRLVHTEKDRMIKPRG; this is encoded by the coding sequence ATGACAGGCATGCCCAAACTGCTGGTTGTGGATGACGAGCCACCCATTCGCCGTCTGCTCGGCGCCTGTCTCACCCGCGCCCATTACCGTTACGTCGAAGCCGGCACGGCACGCGAAGCACTGGCCGCGATGCAGATCGACAAGCCCGACGCTGTCCTGCTCGACCTTGGCCTGCCGGATCGCGACGGTTTGGAACTGGTGTCGCTGATCAAGGCTACCGGTGCGGCGCTGATTATCATTTCCGCCCGAGATGACACGGAACAGAAAGTCACCGCGCTCGATCTGGGGGCCGACGACTATGTCACCAAGCCGTTCGATACCGAAGAAATCCTCGCGCGCATTCGCACTGCCCTGCGGCACCGGCTGGCGGCGGAGGCAGAGATATCCGTGATTCATGTCGATGATGTGGAGATAGACCTTTCGGCGCGGCTGGTACGCAAAGCCGGAATGGAAGTTCGCCTTACCCCCAAGGAATTCGGTTTTCTCACCGAACTGGCAAAGCATCCGGGACGGGTGATCACCCATTCGCAACTGCTTCGCAGCGTGTGGGGCGCCGGACACGAACAGGATGTGGAATATCTGCGTGTCGCTGCCAGAGGCGTGCGCAAGAAACTGGCATGGGACCTGGCAGGTACCTCGCCGATCCGCAACGAACCCGGCGTCGGCTACAGGCTGGTGCACACAGAGAAGGATCGCATGATCAAACCGCGAGGCTGA
- a CDS encoding sensor histidine kinase, giving the protein MNARAEPDRPNPDALLRKAAQEGHGRLKVFLGAAPGVGKTYEMLTEAQERRRAGVDVVVGIVETHGRAETEAQIRGLEIIPRRQTNYHGRRIDEMDIDAILARAPRLVLVDELAHTNAPGSRHEKRYQDVEELLAAGIDVYSTVNVQHLESVNDVVASFTKVRVRETLPDRVIENADIEVIDIPPDELIERLKQGKVYVPEEASRALDSFFSKSNLTALRELALRRTAQAIDAEMLEYVRANALAGNWAAGERMVVAVSELPGAAELVRAAKRLADAWRGSWTAVHIETPRSGRFTDAENAQLAATLHLASQLGAQVATVPAESVVEGLARFATEARATQLIVGKSTRSRWFELRHGSVVDRLVREMPGIAVHVLPMQGHQVSHKGTRKPAEGKWGQPGEYLIAFALVSLVALLGAALSTAGNIANAGLLFLLPVMIAALRYGLRVGVATSLVASLAYNFFFLPPTHTFTIQDPQNILTVLVLLAVAVTSSQLAARVRDQALLAQRSAAQNSSLAGFARQLTAMSDPDDLSQLLCTEVSRLLRVNTVLLMTIEGQLAIKAAVPAQTQLEALEQAASRWSYDHNLPAGHDTETLTASDWQFRPLAVTGRVLGVIGLSRADAGSPVRSDQLPMLLSLLDQAALAFQRAALEEEMAFVAQLKERDRLRSALLSSVSHDLRTPLTTILGALGAMHPSSVEEKGYLSEARNEAERLNRFVGNLLDMARIEAGALRQLIEPVDLTEAIAAAVHDLRRTLGNQPIDLQVPPDLPFVMVDPQLFHHCLINLIENAAKHGGPKTPITVMARRTPAGLTLSVIDKGAGIPEGAESRIFETFERIEGSDRKGGSGLGLAIVKGFAEAMGLDVSAANRPETGGACFSLHFPEARLVKGSTEQ; this is encoded by the coding sequence GTGAACGCACGCGCCGAACCGGACAGGCCCAACCCCGACGCCCTCTTGCGCAAGGCCGCGCAGGAGGGCCACGGTCGTCTGAAAGTGTTTCTTGGCGCCGCGCCGGGCGTCGGCAAGACTTACGAGATGCTGACCGAGGCGCAGGAACGGCGGCGGGCCGGTGTCGATGTCGTGGTCGGCATTGTCGAAACGCATGGCCGTGCCGAAACCGAGGCACAGATTCGTGGGCTGGAGATCATTCCACGTCGGCAGACAAACTACCACGGTCGCAGGATCGACGAGATGGACATCGATGCGATTCTCGCCCGTGCGCCCCGTCTGGTTCTGGTGGACGAACTGGCCCACACCAATGCCCCCGGCAGCCGCCATGAAAAGCGCTATCAGGATGTCGAGGAACTCCTCGCTGCCGGAATCGACGTCTATTCCACGGTCAACGTGCAGCACCTCGAAAGCGTAAACGATGTCGTTGCATCGTTTACCAAGGTCCGCGTGCGGGAAACCCTCCCCGACCGGGTCATCGAAAATGCCGATATCGAAGTGATCGACATCCCGCCCGACGAACTGATCGAACGGCTGAAACAGGGCAAAGTCTATGTCCCCGAGGAGGCCAGCCGGGCCCTCGACAGTTTCTTCTCGAAATCCAATCTGACGGCCCTGCGCGAACTGGCCTTGCGCCGCACCGCGCAGGCGATCGATGCCGAAATGCTCGAATATGTCCGCGCCAATGCCCTCGCAGGCAACTGGGCGGCGGGGGAACGCATGGTCGTTGCGGTCAGCGAACTGCCCGGCGCGGCGGAACTGGTGCGCGCAGCCAAGCGGCTGGCCGATGCGTGGCGCGGTTCGTGGACCGCCGTGCATATCGAGACACCGCGATCGGGCCGCTTCACGGATGCCGAAAACGCCCAACTGGCAGCTACGCTGCATCTCGCCAGCCAGTTGGGCGCACAAGTTGCCACTGTCCCTGCCGAAAGCGTGGTCGAAGGCCTTGCCCGCTTCGCCACCGAAGCCCGCGCGACCCAGTTGATTGTCGGGAAGTCGACGCGTTCGCGCTGGTTCGAATTGCGGCATGGTTCGGTGGTGGACCGGCTGGTACGGGAAATGCCGGGCATCGCGGTGCATGTCCTGCCGATGCAGGGCCATCAGGTCTCTCACAAAGGCACCAGAAAGCCAGCTGAAGGAAAGTGGGGCCAACCTGGCGAATATCTGATCGCCTTTGCCCTCGTCAGTCTGGTTGCCCTGCTGGGCGCGGCACTCTCCACCGCCGGGAATATCGCCAATGCGGGATTGCTGTTTCTCCTGCCGGTGATGATCGCGGCCTTACGCTATGGCCTGCGCGTGGGTGTTGCCACCAGCCTTGTCGCATCGCTGGCCTATAACTTCTTCTTCCTCCCCCCTACCCACACCTTCACGATACAGGATCCACAGAATATCCTCACCGTGCTGGTTCTGCTGGCCGTGGCGGTAACGAGCAGCCAGCTTGCCGCGCGGGTCCGCGATCAGGCCCTGCTGGCCCAGCGCAGCGCAGCACAGAACAGTTCGCTTGCCGGCTTTGCCCGTCAACTCACGGCGATGAGCGATCCGGATGACCTGTCCCAACTGCTTTGCACAGAAGTCAGTCGGCTGCTGCGCGTCAATACGGTTCTGCTCATGACGATTGAGGGGCAACTGGCGATCAAGGCCGCCGTACCGGCGCAAACGCAACTCGAAGCGTTGGAACAGGCAGCATCGCGCTGGAGCTATGATCACAATCTGCCTGCCGGACACGATACCGAAACATTGACCGCATCGGACTGGCAGTTTCGCCCACTGGCCGTGACCGGACGCGTTCTTGGGGTGATCGGCCTGTCGCGCGCCGATGCCGGTTCCCCCGTGCGTTCCGACCAGTTGCCGATGTTGCTCAGTCTCCTCGATCAGGCGGCGCTCGCCTTCCAGCGCGCCGCGCTTGAGGAAGAAATGGCTTTTGTCGCCCAGTTGAAGGAACGGGACCGGTTGCGCTCGGCGCTTCTTTCCTCGGTCAGTCACGATCTGCGCACCCCGCTGACCACCATTCTCGGGGCGCTCGGCGCGATGCATCCCTCCTCGGTTGAGGAAAAGGGCTATTTGTCCGAAGCACGCAACGAAGCCGAACGCCTCAACCGCTTTGTCGGAAATCTGCTCGATATGGCGCGCATCGAAGCAGGTGCCTTGCGGCAATTGATCGAACCTGTCGATCTGACAGAAGCCATCGCCGCCGCTGTCCATGACCTACGCAGGACGCTCGGCAACCAGCCCATCGATCTGCAAGTCCCACCCGATCTGCCGTTCGTCATGGTCGATCCGCAACTGTTTCACCATTGCCTGATCAATCTCATTGAAAACGCTGCGAAACATGGCGGACCGAAAACGCCGATCACGGTCATGGCCCGCCGCACGCCCGCAGGATTGACCTTGTCGGTGATCGATAAGGGCGCTGGCATTCCCGAAGGCGCGGAAAGCAGGATATTCGAAACCTTCGAACGGATCGAAGGGTCTGACCGCAAGGGCGGTTCCGGACTGGGGCTGGCGATCGTAAAAGGTTTTGCGGAAGCCATGGGGCTGGATGTCTCTGCGGCGAACAGGCCGGAAACGGGCGGGGCCTGTTTCTCCCTGCATTTTCCGGAAGCCAGGCTGGTGAAGGGATCAACCGAACAATGA